The following are encoded in a window of Chaetodon auriga isolate fChaAug3 chromosome 24, fChaAug3.hap1, whole genome shotgun sequence genomic DNA:
- the fam113 gene encoding PC-esterase domain-containing protein 1A yields the protein MFGFIYEQKEVMKCVSHQQASQLLHNKFIVVLGDSSDALCVSSLVQRSVYKDLVLLLQKEKYLTPRQLKTKGEMSFEQDCLVEGGCLNTLHNGTEYREVRQFQSAHHLVRFYFVTRIYSLYMKSILEDFRQGLKPDVVIVNSCVWDISRYLCNWTDNYKDNLHKFFVELRGILPEETLVIWNLTMPLGEKIKGGFLVPEIEHKAPHLRHDVLEANFYSGTLADSLGMDVLDLHFRFRFSLQHRTVDGVHWNALAHRRITSLLLQHSAQAWGVIMPSPLTVDDRTEVTDEQPSSKKAPKPAERQRSRGNYYGYRRESCGNSPPFGFQNYPQPYHHMAAGAYRDALLPLLHLPAHRYQHRPVRNGFDHRPLHHFQPYHDHHHSYVMRSRHSRHHYAPYTPHRPRHYVHYGHY from the exons ATGTTTGGCTTTATTTatgaacagaaggaggtgaTGAAGTGCGTGAGCCACCAGCAGGCCAGCCAGCTGCTCCACAACAAGTTCATTGTGGTGCTGGGAGACTCCAGTGA tgctctctgtgtctcatccTTAGTTCAGCGGTCTGTGTACAAGGACCTTGTTCTGCTGTTGCAGAAGGAGAAATATCTCACCCCAAGACAACTCAAGACCAAG ggTGAGATGAGCTTTGAACAGGACTGCCTGGTGGAAGGGGGCTGTCTAAATACACTGCACAACGGAACGGAGTACCGGGAGGTTCGACAGTTCCAGTCTGCCCACCACCTGGTTCGCTTCTACTTTGTGACGCGCATCTACTCTCTCTACATGAAGAGCATCCTGGAAGACTTCCGCCAGGGCCTGAAACCAGATGTAGTCATTGTCAACTCCTGTGTTTGGGATATTTCGAG ATACCTTTGCAATTGGACTGATAACTATAAGGACAACCTACATAAGTTCTTTGTTGAGCTGAGGGGCATTCTGCCTGAGGAGACCCTGGTCATATGGAACCTCACCATGCCCTTAGGAGAGAAGATCAAAGGAGGTTTCCTGGTGCCTGAG ATTGAGCACAAGGCTCCTCATCTGCGTCATGATGTGCTTGAAGCCAACTTCTACAGCGGGACTCTGGCTGACTCTCTCGGGATGGATGTGTTGGACCTCCACTTCCGGTTCCGCTTCTCCCTGCAGCACCGTACCGTGGACGGAGTCCACTGGAACGCCCTCGCTCACCGCAGGATAACTTCACTGCTGTTACAGCACAGTGCACAGGCCTGGGGTGTCATCATGCCCTCTCCACTGACTGTTGATG ATCGCACTGAGGTTACTGATGAGCAGCCATCTTCTAAAAAAGCTCCCAAACCTGCAG AGCGCCAGCGCTCAAGGGGAAATTACTATGGCTACAGGAGAGAGTCCTGCGGCAATTCCCCCCCCTTTGGCTTCCAGAACTACCCACAGCCCTATCACCACATGGCTGCAGGAGCTTACAGAGACGCCCTCTTACCACTGCTTCACCTGCCAGCCCACAGATATCAACACAGGCCGGTTAGAAATG GTTTCGACCACAGGCCTCTCCACCACTTTCAGCCGTACCACGATCACCATCATAGCTATGTGATGAGGAGCCGTCACTCCAGACACCACTATGCTCCATACACCCCTCACAGACCCCGTCACTATGTCCATTATGGCCACTACTGA